Proteins encoded together in one Porites lutea chromosome 2, jaPorLute2.1, whole genome shotgun sequence window:
- the LOC140926395 gene encoding uncharacterized protein produces the protein MFQECQKCGQGLECKDDYATLKPGYWWNWRNESFKDHYQNFIKNLLTSTQALGEADVQYPHPIPTPYRCPLEDSCEGGLDSPCKIGYKGPLCSVCSSGYYKQLHTCQRCPTKTWIAGQLVIIVVIIMIIIALSVWKSKTKYGKNEGQRSVIDTFLSKIKIAIGFYQVTYGLLEAFSYVSSPDSLQLVSRYSAILQLNILQIAPVHCLSDGLRVDAFGNLITIMAINACFVGFAGMVYILRKNIILRNQRLKADEKSSKVIALKEAVYRNLFFVLYVTYLNTCSNTASVLPISCRSLCQDKEEETCSKYLKADYSVQCSNSRFNYLVLTAYISVVYIIALPIASFVALWRHQTLENSAEDETNEIVNGLRFLFENYKPRSWYWELVEMSRKVIVTSGLVLLGSGTRSYIGLTWVVGGMYGVLFAWVQPIKDGFENCLMVTSLALTVVNLGIGAVSRIPEENIPTSNDAFMDGVIFNLVVLAANALVLGLLLFNYAAHVYGYVNEWRKNPQWSFSCCLALVLPLIALPGEISSLSKTNILRTQLDSGQMELGTLTDAVKNCGVIEVTLEEDEDKEKDEEEGTAGTQEQQDNPSGNQYNKERKDQEVQTAILSVLIIADHTNYDRVEDTCF, from the exons ATGTTTCAGGAATGTCAAAAATGCGGACAAGGGCTGGAATGCAAGGATGATTATGCAACCTTGAAACCCGGATATTGGTGGAACTGGAGAAACGAGTCTTTTAAGGATCATTACcagaatttcataaaaaatcTTTTGACATCTACACAAGCATTAGGGGAGGCTGATGTACAATATCCTCACCCAATACCCACGCCCTACAGATGTCCACTGGAAGACTCCTGTGAAGGTGGGTTGGATTCTCCTTGCAAGATTGGTTACAAAGGCCCACTTTGCAGTGTCTGCAGTTCTGGCTATTACAAACAGTTACACACATGCCAAAGATGTCCAACCAAGACGTGGATAGCTGGGCAGTTGGTTATAATTGTTGTGATCATCATGATAATCATTGCATTATCAGTAtggaaaagtaaaacaaaatacggAAAAAATGAGGGACAACGATCAGTGATAGACACCTTTTTGTCCAAGATCAAAATCGCTATTGGCTTTTATCAGGTTACTTACGGTTTATTGGAAGCCTTCTCGTACGTATCATCGCCAGATTCACTTCAATTAGTCAGCAGGTATTCAGCCATACTACAGTTGAACATTCTTCAAATAGCGCCAGTTCATTGCCTTTCTGATGGACTGCGTGTCGACGCTTTCGGAAACCTGATTACCATTATGGCAATAAATGCTTGTTTTGTTGGCTTTGCAGGGATGGTGTATATTTTACGTAAAAATATCATTTTGAGAAATCAACGCCTTAAAGCCGATGAAAAGTCGAGTAAAGTTATCGCGCTAAAAGAAGCAGTTTATAGAAATCTGTTCTTTGTCCTGTACGTGACTTACCTGAACACATGCTCAAATACCGCCTCAGTTCTCCCAATTTCTTGCCGAAGTCTTTGCCAAGACAAAGAAGAAGAGACATGTTCAAAATATCTAAAAGCAGATTACAGCGTACAGTGTAGTAATTCAAGGTTCAACTATCTGGTACTAACTGCCTACATTTCAGTTGTCTACATCATCGCTTTGCCTATTGCAAGTTTTGTCGCCCTTTGGAGGCATCAAACATTAGAAAACTCCGCGGAAGACGAAACTAACGAAATAGTAAATGGGTTGCGCTTTCTCTTCGAGAACTACAAACCTCGTTCCTGGTATTGGGAGCTGGTTGAGATGTCTCGCAAAGTTATCGTTACATCCGGTCTTGTCCTCTTGGGAAGCGGAACCAGGTCATACATTGGTTTGACATGGGTCGTTGGAGGAATGTATGGGGTTCTTTTCGCCTGGGTCCAGCCCATAAAAGACGGATTTGAGAACTGCCTAATGGTGACATCTCTTGCACTGACCGTTGTTAACTTGGGAATTGGAGCTGTGAGTAGGATTCCGGAAGAAAACATACCCACCTCAAACGACGCCTTTATGGATGGGGTTATTTTCAACTTAGTGGTTCTTGCAGCAAACGCCTTGGTCCTGGGGCTTCTGTTAT TTAACTACGCAGCACATGTATATGGCTATGTGAATGAATGGCGCAAAAATCCTCAGTGGtccttttcttgctgtttggcTCTAGTGCTTCCCCTAATTGCTTTACCGGGAGAAATTAGTAGTTTGTCAAAAACGAACATCCTACGCACCCAGCTTGATTCGGGGCAGATGGAGTTGGGCACTCTGACAGATGCCGTGAAAAATTGTGGCGTGATTGAAGTCACTCTTGAAGAAGATGAAGACAAAGAGAAAGATGAAGAAGAAGGCACCGCT